Within the Stigmatopora argus isolate UIUO_Sarg chromosome 23, RoL_Sarg_1.0, whole genome shotgun sequence genome, the region TCGGGCCCACGGAGGTCCTTCAGGACCCATGGAGATTTTGACTCTGAAGGAGTCTCTGAAGCTCCTTAAAATGCTCCACCGTCTGGTCCTTCAGATCCGGGTTGGAGATCTGCAGTCGGATGCTATCCATGGACCAGCTGTGCTCTCCCGAGAACATCTCGGTGAGAATCCGTGCCACCACCGGGATCACCTGAGTGGGCGGGGCAAGGAGAATGATGAGCAATTTTTCTTTGCAAGAAAATCCATGACTGACCTGAACCACAATGAGTTTCTTCTCCTTGGGTTTGGCGTCAGGCCAGTCCTCCCCAAAGCAGAAGAAGATCTCGTAAGGGGGAACATTGGGAGCTTCGCCCTTCTGGTACGAGATCAGTCCTGAAGGGGACATTGCCCCCCCCCCTTTCCTTCAGTGTTTTCTTTTGACGGCCATTTCCAGACTTTGGACGTTTCGTCACCTTGTAGGAAGTCACTCAGGCTGAAGATCTTCACCCTCCTCTCCCTCTCCAGCTGATTGGACCGTCCCGACTGGGGCACGCCCGGCCCGGACCAGAACACCTTGCACTGACAGAGGCGGACGGCGTAGACGTCCTGCTCCCAGATCTCCAGGACCAGTCCTCGATCCATCACGTTCAGCAGGGCCTCGGTAAAGGTACGTTGCTTCCGCCCGGGGATCTCCGAAGGGTCCGGAAACGGGACCTGCTGCAGGTCCACCGGTCCGAACAGGTCCACTTGCCGGGGGTCGGGCCCCAGCCGTCCGTAGAACAGCCGGCACCCCCGGGGGTCGCTGACGGTCAGAGACCCCACGGGCCGACCGCGGTACTGGAACTTCAGATCCAGGTCAGTGGCTGCGGCGGGCAACCAAAGCGGGTAATGGCATGGGGGCGTCGTGACCCCCAATTGGGAAATGGCAAGGGGGCGTCGTGACCCCGACCGTCTTATTCACTCACATGGGATGGCGCCGAGTAGGTCCGCCTGAGCCTGTATGACGGCGCTCGCCCCCAGATGATCAAAGCTGACCGGATCGAGCATTTGGGGGTCCCGGAGACGGAGTTCGGGGGTCGCGGCGGCGACCCCGCCTAACTGCTCTGGATCCCTGGGGGTTGCCACGCCGGCGGCGGAAGCGCCGGGGTCTGACCAGACATCGGGACAAACGGTGGGAAGCGTCCTAACGtttctccagcaccctcgtaaCGAGTTCAACATTCCAAAATGGCCCCCTCTATCGCTAACTAACGCTAACCCACGGTTGGACTTACCGATGGTCAGTTCGGTCAGATCGGGCATCTGAAAGAGAAAGGTGGCGTCAGCGAGGTCCGGACAAACCGTCGTTTCGGCAACGCCATACCTCGTCgctgtcggcggcggcggcgacgtctGAAAGAAAAACGGGGCAACTGTGTTTTTGCGTCAGGCAAGTATTGGGGGGGAAATGGGGCAAAAATTGAAGGCCTCACCCGTGTTCACCACTTGGTAAATTTTATAGGGTTGAAGCGGCGTGGCTTTGGTGCCATCGAACCTGAGCTCAAACTCTCGGCTCTTGTTCAGCGCGCACCGCAGGTTGGCTTTCCACTTGGCCGGGTCGGGATCGTCCACGCCTTCCCGAAACTTGCCCGTCTCCAGCGCCCACGCCTGCGGGACGGACCGGGATAGGTTGGGTCGGGAGGTACCGCACGTCAAAACCGACGGTTCCGCTCGACGACAGGAAGAGAAAATGGCCGCGTCAGTCAAACGGGAAGTTGCCGTTGGCGGAGAGGGAAGTGAAATTAGCTTCTGTGCTGTCGTCTTTCTACAGCCAAAATAGCAAACCTTGAAAATGGTGTATTCGCCGTGAGCCGGCCGCGCCGCCCGCGTGGCGTGTTCCCAGGGGATCCGGAAGAGTCGGCGATCCGGGTCCATCCAGGTCAGATCGGGAAAGCGCCCGCTGTCCACTTGAGCCACCAGCCACGGCTTCAGGCGCACTCTTCGATTCTGATGGTTGACCGTCGTCGCGTCCGGCGAAACCAGGCGGTGGGGGCAAAGGTCCCCGACCGCTAGGGGGGGGAACCAAACCCTTTGGCTTTTTGCCGTCGTCGGCCCGGCGACCTCCGGGTACGCATCACGAGGACTTTGGTATCGAAAGCGAGTTTTACGTACCTGTGGCACTCCCGATCCCGATCGGGTTCatggctcctcctcctcgcctCTTTAAAGTGACTTCTCTCGGCGACCGCTCGTCAGGGGGAACAAAGTCACAAGACAAAAGTGAACTCGGCGCCAGCCGCGACTACATCCTGTTTCACAGATTAGCCAAATAAGACGGAACTGCGTGCTTGGCGACTTTTGTTACGGCCATTTCGTCATCGTCACATTTTCCCGAGCAAGAAAGCGccaatgaaaaaaacaccctgACGTCCACTTGCCACtttgcctttatttatttttttgcttgataATGAATGATGAAAGAAGGCTTCATCGCCTCCAAGCATTGCAGCATGGTTCTCTGACTACAGACGAGACCAGAAAAAAAACCGTTGGACTCCCGACAAAGATTGAACCCCGTCGGTCTGAAAGCGCCGAGGCGGATCTGGTGGAACTCACCCGCCGGCTTCTGGACGAGGAGCTGCCCAAACCAAGGCGCCCATGGCCAACACCAGCACGTACCGCATGGCTCCGCAAACGTTGGCCGAGTCAATGCTCACGTCGTCGGCTCGCCGCTTTTTGTACGCGGGCGGCGTCACATGGTGGGCTCTGCTGACCCGTAGGTCGCGGGATCAATATTTGTCCCCGGGCACGTGACCGAGCCGCTTCCCCCTCCGAAAAACCCGACCATAGACGACCCTCTCtaccgtgtgcagtcgattggtcgcccagaccgcgaCAACCAAAATTCCGTCgagaaaacaaggtaaaacaacagtctatgcatcaataaaaccaacaatggccatgagcagttttactgagccgacgtgtgagtgtagaagactttgtatgtacatgcgctgtccctttaagaagcgatgcCCGtcagtcttaacaagttctccaacaaaaaacaatcaaagtccaggaaatgtggagcttttctttagcctaataattactagggaattaagtatgactaaatagtcatttgaagtttgtatttagggaatttgaggaacgatttaaatggtaattatcaataaccttccgggcgaccaatcgaccgtgtaccctctcTACTATGACACGAGAATGGATCAAGATCCTGTGGGTTTGTCCATATCTTCTAGTTGACGCGGCGGACAACCTGCGCGCAAAACCAACCGGGTGGGTGACCTCGTCCCGGGTTACAAAGAAGACAACGGACGACCAGTTGACGACGGTCGATAAGACTTTATAAGTTAAAAGACAAGACGGGGAACAGCATTTTGACCGGGGTGGCAAACAACAAACAGCTTTTGGTCCGGCCACCGCCAAGACGGGAAAGAACTGGGGCGATTCTATCGGAAGTCATCGGCCGAGAACATGCCCTTGGCGCGCCGCAGGATGGAATCCTTGGACGCGTCGTAGGGGTGTTCCTTGGAGGGGATCTCCAGCACGGCCGGGATCGACTGCATGTGCGCGTCGATGGCGTGGCGGATCATCTCGGCGATGAATTGGTTGATGAGGATGATGCCGATGTCGTTGCGAGACAGGAAGCTTCTgtcggtgcaaaaaaaaataagacgtcATCGCCGCTTCTATACCTCACGTGCGTCTCGGAACAAAAACACGGGTCGCCGACTTCAAACGTGACGGGAATAATAGAAATTTAGATTTGGAAACAGATTTAGTATATGATGCAATATCGCAAATAAAGATATTCCAGTCATCGCCTGTAAGTACTACAGGAATTTTTGCTAACGGCAAAATAAAGCGTTCCAAAAAGCAACTAGTCAACAAACGACTCCTTCGCGCACGATGGCACCGAAGAAAAAACGCGACGCCCAGCAATCAGGATTACAGCGTCACGTGTGGGAATCACGTCGTTGTCTGTGAACGTAGCTTTAGCCTAGCTGTCTGTGAACGAAAACAAACTGCGGCTTTTTACTCGTGAGGTCGTCGTGCTATCAACCCATTAACCCATTGCCGAGACGGGGCACTTACTTGAAGGTCTCCTCGATCTCCGTGATGCTCGTGTCCTTCTCCACCACCAAGAAATTGGGTTTTCGGTTCTTGTTGAGTTCTCCGATTCCCCCGAGCAGGAAGCCGGTGCAAGTGTCTTCGTCGCCGATCACGGCGATCAGTTTGCCGCGGCCTGCCATCGCCAACTAGTCACGATTTCCAAAATGACGAGACGAATGGACGTCTGGAAGATCTTGTGACGGAGCGTCAACCGAGCTGCACTTCCGCTTCGTTCCAGAAGACTGCGGGAGCGGGCGCCCCCTGCCGTTCGGAGACGGACAGGCAAATACGGGAGAACCTGCAAATTATTCACATAGAAGAATGTGGACAGATACATTAATCCCCCCCACCCTCATTCCAAACATCAACTTGTCAACTGCGGGTGCTTGTTCTTGACGtttgactccattttttttcacatcctgatcaaaaaaaagaggaaagggTGGGGCGAGTAGTGCTTTTTTCCACGTTCGTGAAGCACTCTTGGTCACGTGAAAAACCAGGAAGTGAATCGGAAACGGTGGCGAAGACAGGATGGTAAACTTTGCGTCGCccagtgtttttgttgtttttattcttcttccttccttctgacgtggttgttgttgtttatcgtCCTCGGCGGCGCTGGCGCAGACGACGCAAGCGCTGATAGCCGGTCTCGAGCGGATTCCGGACCAGTTGGGTTATCTGGTCCTTAGCGATGACGGCGTCCTGGCCGTGAGTAGCTAACTATATCTGCCTGTTTTCCAAACGTCAAATGtcgggtgatttttttttttttttttggaacaacAATAATATATTGATATAAGTGTGACACTTGTTTATCCAGTAATATTTAACCCAagataaaatatttcatttaaatcTAGAGACGTTTCTTTCCTCAAGTTTTGGCATCAAAACAACAGTAAAATTTGAGCTTATATGTTAATATTTCAGGTTTAGATGAAAGgttgaaatgaaatatttagttCTTGATTAGAATTCCATTATTTAGAAATATTGCGAATGCTGCTTTAGCAGTAGCGCACTCACCTTTTGGCACATTGCAGTCTTCGGGCGACCTGGAGAACGACGAGCACACGGCCGGCGTGATGATGCAGATGGTTCGCACGGCCAGTCGCTTCCGGTTGGCGGGGTCGGCCGACGTGCCCTTCAAACGCTTGTCAGGTGAGTGAAGCCGAGCtgccgccgtccgtccgtcgagccttgaaaaaaaaacaaccgtcCCTCCCTGTTTCTCCCCAGTCGTCTTGGAGGACTTTGTTCTCACGGTGACCGTTTCGGGTCAGAAAGTCTTTGTGGTCAAACGTCAGAACAACCAGCACGAGCCAATCAGCGCTTAGAGACATTTGCTGGATGCCGAGAATGCAAAAGAGTGTGGGggggggtcaaaggtcatttTGTGCAATCATAATAAAAGAAACTTCTGAAAAATAGTCTGCCTATTTTATGGTCGGGAAGCGTCAAATAATTGCCAAAGGGGGTCATGTGGGCCCGTCGTcccaaagaggacacctttatTGCACGGAGGGCCATTTTTCACAGAACAAGTTCCCTCCCCCCAGAACATGCGTAGGAAAACAAAGACGAAAAAGCCGAGAAGAGGAGACGGCCGCTTCGGTGGGTCGTCTCCCGTCGGCTGGAGCGtttataatttaaaacaaaaaaacaagagaaaagtcctgcgggccgccgccgccccttCCTGTCCTGCCTAGTGCTTGGCCAGTTCATTGGACAGCCAGTCGAGGCCCTCGTACAGGCCCGTCCCCTGAGTGGCGCAGGTCGCCTGCATGTGCCACTGCGTGGGCAGAGGGCAGAGGTCAGCGGGCGAGCGCTCGCTCGGGCGAAGGGAAAGGGAGCGCCATACGTACGGTGCGGCCGCGCAGGTTGTTCAGACCCAGTTTTTCCGTCAATTCGCTGGCGGCCATGGCGTTGGGCAGGTCCTGCTTGTTGGCGAAGACCAGCAGCGCCGCCTCCTTCAGGTCGTCCTCTTGGGTCTGTCCACGGAAGGCGGAGCGTCACCGGGGGCCGGCCGGGGTCAGGCCTCGGGGTCACTCACCATTTTGCACAGCTCTTCCGCCGACTCGGCCACGCGGTCTCGGTCGTTGCTATCCACCACGAAGATCAAACCCTGTGGACCCGAGGCGCAAGTGGTTATGGTCTTATCCTAGTTATCTCATACAGacgcacttatataaacctgcaatatacttatataggccttaaacataaattataatacaaaatatagcactgaatcaacttacgaacaaattcaacgtatgaacaatcgctcggaacgtaactcgttcgtaagtaggggagcgtctgtattttagGACATCTAGTTTACTATTCTTGGCAAACACGCTGGGTTTCTTTTTCGTGCAGTGGTCCTTACCTGCGTGTTCTGGAAGTAGTGCCTCCATAAAGGTCTTATCTTGTCCTGGCCGCCCACATCCCAAACGGTGAAGCAGATGTTTTTGTACTCCACCGTCTCCACGTTGAATCCTGAAACGCATCAAAAAAGGTCCATCAAATCGTCCGATTTGGACGCTGCTGTCGTGCTTGCTCACCGATGGTCGGAATGGTGGTGACGATCTCTCCGAGTTTGAGTTTGTACAAAATGGTGGTTTTCCCGGCTGCGTCCAGACCCACTGTCAGGCGacaagcaaacaaaacaaagcaaagtcACGGAGAGTTGCCGTCAACGGGTCCGACCAGTCAAACGTCAGCACGCCCTGGTCGACTCCGGTTACGTTTTTTTGAACAATGATAAAAAGACACAGGCTCGTTCATCATCTTGGGGTCTGTCAGCCGGCGACTCGGCTAGGCTCCTTtagtttagcttagcctagcttagCTTTATAGAGGCTCATTTATCTTAGCCTGGTTTAGCTTATTTTAAGCTAACTTATCTTAGCCTAGCTTAGCTAGTCTCGGCGGCGCGCTCACCCATCAGTATTCGCATTTGCTTCTTGCCGAAGAACTTGGAAAAGAGCGACGAGATGGTCAGACCCATGTTGACGAGCGCTACAGTCGCCTCGGTTGGCGTCGAAGCCTGAGCCGGAAAGCGGCCGCAAGCTCAAGCTCAAAAGCTCGGTGCTCTTCCTCTCTTTTCCTCTCTTCTCTTCCCTTCTTCCGTCGCCGTCGTCGCTGTGCTTGCCACGTCTGGGCCGACACGGAAGTGACGTCACTGGAATGTCGGTTCCTCCACGCACAAGACTTCCTCGTTTTCGTCGTCCCTCGCCCAAAGTATCGACATCGCTTCCGTCCGATTTTGCCGGAACGGTTTTTTTTGTGGCCTCGCTCGAATCATTTCGTGGAAAGCCGGCGTTGACACGGTGTCGCCAATCTCACTTCCGGCTTCAGACAACATGGCGGCCCTTGCTTCGTTTGGGGACACCGGCGGCGGGGCGCTTTTGGAAGGCTCGCCAATCCTTCACTTCGAATAAATGACGCGGTCAAACACAACGCTCCTGTCGGAAGGTAACGTCAGGGTTAGCGCTGCCCAGCCATCTTCCATTCAATGAATCCATTTTACTTTGCAAGGGGGTCGGTGTCACTTCCTCTCAAGTATTGGAAAAAGTTCCAATGACGACAAATACAGCGCGGCCACAGAAGCTTCATTTTTGAAACGGTGCGTCTCACTCGAGCGTTCAGCGTGACATTCCAAAATGGCTCTTTAGTCGGATTTGACCCGGTCATGGAGAAGTTTGGGATGACTTTCGGGGGCGGCCCCGGCAGGAAAGAGCTTCTGGAAACGCTCGAGTCCCAGAAGAAGCAGCTGGCCCAGTACCAGAGCCGCTTCAAGGACCTGGTCCATGCTTACAAGAGTCTGCTCAAGGAAAAGGAGGCCCTGGAGGCCAGTCTGGAGGCACTGAGCGCATCCCGGGACTCCCGTCCCGTCCTTCGGGACCACGGGGAAGGGGGCGACGACGCCACCGAGCCGGTCGCCGCCGGCGACGGCGCCCAGAGCGAACACGGACCGATCGCCGACCCCCGCGACCCGGACGTCTGTCCGGAGAACCGACTGGACACCCTCGCCGGGGCTTTGACCACGGTCACGCAGGAGAAGTCTCGCATGGAGGCCGGCTTTCGGGCCGACAGGCGGCAACTGAAGCGGGAGGCGGACGAGCTGCGGGAGCGTCTGGCGGCCGCCGACCGACGCTTCCGGACCGAGACGGGGGACCTGCGGGAGCAGTTGGCTGAAAGCCGAACCCGCCTGCTGGCGGAGCGACAGGAGCGCCGACAAGAAGAGAGCGAACACTCGCTGCAGCTCCAGGAGTTGCAAGAGCTGCTGTGCCGGGAACGCCAGCTGCGACGGGACGCCGAGCTCCGCCTGGACCTGGACCCGGACCCTCGCGGGACCGGAGGAGAGGGAGCGGATTCCGCCGCGGTGAGTATAGCTCCTGGGTCGGGTTCCGCCGCCCTCACCTAACCTAACATTGGCGGCGTGCGGGTGGTCCAGGAAGAGGCTGGCGCTCACGCCGCCGAGCTCCGGGTGGCCGTTCTGGAGCAGCGCGTGACGGAGCTCTCCGATCTTCTGGGCGCTTGCGAGAAAGCCCGCCGGCTGGAGCAGCGCGAGGCTCAGACGCTGCGCGAACAGGTGGCACGTCGGGATGCGGAAAAGACGTCGCCGCCGCCGGAGCTTTTGGCGAACGACTCTCATCCGGATGCGGCGCTGAGGGACAAGTTGGACAAGGTGAAGAAGCTGCTGCTAGCCGCCCAGAAGAATCCCGAGGTGGCCGAGCCCGACGCCGACCCTTCCGGGCTGCTCCGTGACGAGCTGAGGCGGCTCAAGGACGAGTTGGAGGGCTATAAGCGCCGAGCCAAGGTAGGCGCAAAAATCGGTTAGCCTTCTTCGGGGGGGCCGACTCCATTCGGGAAAGCCTCCGATGAGTACCGTCTGCATCTCGGGAATCCTCAAAGTAGGTCCGCTAACTTGCGTCCCGCCGACAGGCCACGCCCCAGGACGTGGAGGACGACGGGCGCTTCCGTCGGCAGCTGGAGGAGCTCCGGGAGAAGTACGTCAAGCTGCGCGTGGAGAGCGACGAGGCCGCCGCCTCTCACCGCGAACTCCTCCGGGAAGAGCGCCGGCGCGCGGCGGCGCTGCTGCAGGAGCGCCGTCAAGAGGCGGAGCGCGAGGCGGCGGCGCGCCGCGACGAGCTGCAGCGTCTGGAGGCCGAGCTGCGCAAGCAGCGCCAGCGGACGGCGGCGCTGCTGGACGACAAGGACCGCCAGCTGGAGCTCCTCCGGGCGGCCGCCGCGCCCGAGCCCCCCTCGCCGTCGGAAGAGGAGCTGGGCGCCGGGGCCTGCCCGTGGCCGGCGCCGCTCCTCTACGCCGAGCAGCTGGCCAGAAAGGAAGCGGAGGCGGGGGCGCTGCGGCGGCAGAAGCGGCTGTCGGAGGACGACCTCCGGCGGGCGCGCGGGCAGCTGGCCGACGaggcccgccgccgccgggaGGAGACGCTGGAGCTGAGGGCGCGGCTGGACGAGACGGCGCGGGAGCACAAGCGCGAGGGCGCCAACGTGGAGTACCTGAAGAACGTCATCTACAAGTTCCTGACGCTGCCGGACGCCGGCGGGCGGCGCCAGACGCTGGACGCCATTCTCAGCATCCTGCACTTCAGCCCGCAGGAGAAACATTGCGTCCTGAGGCAGCAGCAGGGCACGCCGTGGTGGGGCGGACGCAAAAGATGACCGCggtcgccggccggccggcgaccGAGTGCCGCCAAAAGCCGGAATAAATACTTCACGTTCACTCAATGGCGTGCGTCTCGATcctttacttgttttttttttttttttttacaaaaactcCATTCGGGTGTTCCGTCGGCCGTCCTCGCGGGTGCGTCACTGCGTCTCCAGGACTTCTTGGAGGTCTTTGGGCAGCGAGCCGACGATGGTCTCGATCCAGGATCGTAGCTTGGCGAGAAGGTCCTCTCGCACCTGC harbors:
- the irf5 gene encoding interferon regulatory factor 5 — translated: MAVAGPTTAKSQRVWFPPLAVGDLCPHRLVSPDATTVNHQNRRVRLKPWLVAQVDSGRFPDLTWMDPDRRLFRIPWEHATRAARPAHGEYTIFKAWALETGKFREGVDDPDPAKWKANLRCALNKSREFELRFDGTKATPLQPYKIYQVVNTDVAAAADSDEMPDLTELTIDPGASAAGVATPRDPEQLGGVAAATPELRLRDPQMLDPVSFDHLGASAVIQAQADLLGAIPSTDLDLKFQYRGRPVGSLTVSDPRGCRLFYGRLGPDPRQVDLFGPVDLQQVPFPDPSEIPGRKQRTFTEALLNVMDRGLVLEIWEQDVYAVRLCQCKVFWSGPGVPQSGRSNQLERERRVKIFSLSDFLQGLISYQKGEAPNVPPYEIFFCFGEDWPDAKPKEKKLIVVQVIPVVARILTEMFSGEHSWSMDSIRLQISNPDLKDQTVEHFKELQRLLQSQNLHGS
- the atp6v1f gene encoding V-type proton ATPase subunit F, with the protein product MAGRGKLIAVIGDEDTCTGFLLGGIGELNKNRKPNFLVVEKDTSITEIEETFKSFLSRNDIGIILINQFIAEMIRHAIDAHMQSIPAVLEIPSKEHPYDASKDSILRRAKGMFSADDFR
- the lamtor4 gene encoding ragulator complex protein LAMTOR4 — translated: MTTQALIAGLERIPDQLGYLVLSDDGVLASSGDLENDEHTAGVMMQMVRTASRFRLAGSADVPFKRLSVVLEDFVLTVTVSGQKVFVVKRQNNQHEPISA
- the LOC144069125 gene encoding ADP-ribosylation factor 4 → MGLTISSLFSKFFGKKQMRILMVGLDAAGKTTILYKLKLGEIVTTIPTIGFNVETVEYKNICFTVWDVGGQDKIRPLWRHYFQNTQGLIFVVDSNDRDRVAESAEELCKMTQEDDLKEAALLVFANKQDLPNAMAASELTEKLGLNNLRGRTWHMQATCATQGTGLYEGLDWLSNELAKH
- the gcc1 gene encoding GRIP and coiled-coil domain-containing protein 1, encoding MEKFGMTFGGGPGRKELLETLESQKKQLAQYQSRFKDLVHAYKSLLKEKEALEASLEALSASRDSRPVLRDHGEGGDDATEPVAAGDGAQSEHGPIADPRDPDVCPENRLDTLAGALTTVTQEKSRMEAGFRADRRQLKREADELRERLAAADRRFRTETGDLREQLAESRTRLLAERQERRQEESEHSLQLQELQELLCRERQLRRDAELRLDLDPDPRGTGGEGADSAAEEAGAHAAELRVAVLEQRVTELSDLLGACEKARRLEQREAQTLREQVARRDAEKTSPPPELLANDSHPDAALRDKLDKVKKLLLAAQKNPEVAEPDADPSGLLRDELRRLKDELEGYKRRAKATPQDVEDDGRFRRQLEELREKYVKLRVESDEAAASHRELLREERRRAAALLQERRQEAEREAAARRDELQRLEAELRKQRQRTAALLDDKDRQLELLRAAAAPEPPSPSEEELGAGACPWPAPLLYAEQLARKEAEAGALRRQKRLSEDDLRRARGQLADEARRRREETLELRARLDETAREHKREGANVEYLKNVIYKFLTLPDAGGRRQTLDAILSILHFSPQEKHCVLRQQQGTPWWGGRKR